AACGAAGCAGGTTTCCTCCCCCGCCCAACAGTTTTGCCAACTCAACCAGTTGATTGGAACTGGAACCAAGGCAATTTCGACTTTGGCGTACTCCTAAAATACACATTACTATTAGGTGCAGCTGAACGCGCTGATGTGCTCGTTGATTTTTCGCAGTTTGCGGGTAAAACACTTATTCTCTATAATGACTGCCCGGCCCCAGTCCCAGCCAATGATCCTCGACAAGACTACTACACAGATAATCCGGACCAAACGGATTCAGGAGGCGCCCCAAGCACTATCGCAGGCTACGGCTCCAATACGCGGACAATAATGCAGATTCGAGTAGCAAATACAACCCCCGCAGCACCTTATGACCTCGATGCATTGAACAAAGCCTTTGCTTCAACAGCGACTACTCAAGGTGTTTTTGCCGCATCTCAGAAGCCCATCATCGTTCCAGAAACAACGTACAATTCAGCATACAACCAAACCTTTACAAATACCTACGGCACCATCTACGATAATTCACTAACCTTTACACCAATCAACTCTGCCACTTCAGTTACAATTCCGCTGCAAAACAAAGCCATACATGACGAAATGGGTGGAGCATTTGAAGTGGAATATGGTAGAATGTCGGTGATGATGGGTGTAGAGCAGCCAAAATCAACACCCTACACGCAGACCACAATTCTGTATAACTATATGGATTCACCCACCGAACTCATCAAACCCTCCATAGTCGGAACTCAAATCGGTACATTAGATGACGGAACCCAAATTTGGCGTATCACCCAAAACGGCGTAGACACACACCCAATGCATTGGCACATGTTTGACGTACAGTTAATTAACAGAGTAGGATGGGACAATCTTATTCGACCGCCAGACGCAAATGAACTCGGCTGGAAAGAGACAATCCGAGTTAACCCACTTCAAGACATCTATATTGCATTGCGACCAATCGTTCCCGACCTACCATTCGATTTACCTAACAGTATTCGCCCAATGGACCCCACGCTACCTCTTGGAGCCACCATAAAGACCAGCACGTTCATAATGGACCCCACCGGTCAACCTATCACTGAAATAAATAATGAAATCAACTTTGGCTGGGAATACATGTGGCATTGCCATATGTTAGCCCATGAAGAAATGGATGCAATGAGACCCATCGCTTTAGCGGTTCCACCAAAAGCGCCATCAGATTTGAGTGTAATAGGTTTCGGAAACAGAGCAACCTTAACATGGAAAGACAATGCACTTAGCGAAACAGGCTTCACGATACAGCGTGCAAATGACGCAAACTTCGTCACTGCAATAACACTGGCGACTGTTGGAGCAGGCACCACCACCTATATTGATACCACGATCAGCCCAAGAACTGCATACTACTACAGGGTACAAGCAAACAATTTGGTCGGCGACACAACAGTATATACCGGAGCAAATGGCTTCCCAACTCTGCAGGCAAATTCAGGATGGTCAAACACTGCTGTTCTCAATGGACCAACACCTCCCAATGCACCATCAGATCTCAGAGTCACTAATGTTGCCGCTAACAGAATCAGTCTAGCATGGACAGATAACTCGTTCAACGAATTAGGTTTCATAATTCAGGTGGCGACCGACAGCGCATTTACACAGAATGTACGAACCTTTTCTGTTCGGGCAGGCGTAACGACATTTACCGATACCGGTGTTACAGTCAACAGACAGTACTACTATAGAGTGTTAGCGTACAATGCTGCAGGAAATTCAGCGTGGTCCAATGTAGTCAATCCCTCCACCAATCCACCAACCGCGCCCTCCAATTTAGCTGCCTCAAATATAGCGCGAAGAAGCGTAACTTTAAGCTGGACAGTCAATTCTAACAATCAAAACGGCTTCACTATTCAAAGAGCCACTAATGCAGCTTTTACTGCAAACGTAAGAACCTTCAGTGTCGCAGCAGACACCAACGTCTACCTTAACAATGCACTTACACCAAACACCCTATACTATTATCGTGTTCAAGCCTACAATGGAATTGGTTCTTCATCGTGGTCAAATGTGATCTCTGTAAGAACAATACCCTAAGTTTAGGAACCACTCCTAAACTCCCCTTTTTTAATTAACAAATGGAGACAAAAAAATGAATAAAAAACACAAGAAAATCATAATCACAAGTATCATCATCACGTTAACAGTTAGTCCGATGCTTTTACTAAATTATCTTTTGACAGCAGATTCCACACCAACCATCACCTTTACCTTCGACAATGGTCAACCGATTCTGACAACAAAACAGAATACCCCAATAATCCAAACAGTGGATAACCTGACACTGTTAATCAGTTCCCCCAATGATAAAAAAAGCCCCGCTTTTTCAATACAAAGCTATGAAACCACATTTGTTCGCTTATCCCAATTCTCAGGTAACTACCTCTTTGACAATAAACCAACCTCAGAAGCACTAACTCTACAATTTGACCAATGTTTGTGCAGCATACAATTAACATTCGCCACGATCGAATATTGTGGCGGAGAAGGCACTAATCCCAGCAGAATTACACTTACAGCATATAGAGACACCATGGATTCAACACCTATTGGAGAAAACAGCGCAGAAGGCGTCTTCGGAGTCGACGCATATCCTCAAGGCACACTTACGTTTGATTCAACCACACCATTCAATGTATTAAAAGTAGAATTGCCCATTCAGGGACCAGATAAAGCCAAAGACTTCTATATAGACAACATCAGTGTTCGCATCGTAGCATAAAATCGGCAAAAAAACGGAAGCATCACAGGGTTTAGTAGTAAACTGTTTTCTATTCACAATAAATTTTAGGCTTCGGACTTTCAATCCGTTTTCTGAGCTTCATCAGTTTTAAGGGCAGCTTTCTTTTCCGGCGCCACCTTGAGCCCATGGTACTCGTACATGATGCGGAGCGCGTCACGGATGGCTTCGTTGCGGCTGTTATAGACCCCTTTCTCGATTAGGGTGTTTAGAAGGTCAAGGTAACGTTTAGTTAATCGGATAGTTATTCGTTCTCGTTTGTTTCCATCGGACACGGATTCATCGCCAACAGAGATTAATTTAGGTGTACGAATGGTACATCTCTATGTACCCACTACGCACCCACGATATAAGTTCTTGGCAGACACCAAGACACCATTTATCTGCCACTACAGGGGGCGCCAAATAAACCTTACCGCTAAAGAAGACAAAAATTCGGGGCTTCCTTAACGAAAAGTGCCCATTATCACTCGGTACCCACTTTCCCTTGATAGAATCGTGCAGTTGCCGAAGGTTTTTTCAAAAAGGGCAGGGAGGGCTTTGGCGCCGATTTTGCTGCGAATCACCATCTGGAATGTGCCGTTAGTTGCCAATACTTTGGGCGCCTGTGATATTATTGCTTTGACTGTATCCATACCCGCACTTACTGGCGGATTGGACAGAACACAGTTGAAGAGTGTGCCTTCCACGGGTTCGTATAGGTAACCATACTTTACTTCGGCATTAGAAATCCGATTGGCGGATAGGTTCTGTTTAGCTAAGCGTACCGCGCGGATGTTTACGTCTGTTAGTACGACGTGGAGTTGGGGGTTTGTGGCGGCTGCCACGATGCCTACGGCGCCATATCCGCATCCGATGTCGAGCACGTTGCCGGTTTTTGGTAGAACCATGGCTTCGATTAGGATTTGGGTGCCGTTGTCGATTTTGCGTTTGGAGAATACGCTTGAGGAGGTTAAGAACTGGAAGTTTTTGCCGAGGAGGTTAGCTTTGATTATGCCGAATTGGTCGTTGCATTTGGGGGCTGAGGTGAAGTAGTGTTCAGTGGGTTTTGGGGGTTTGGTCATGGGGTTTTTCACTGCCCGTCTTCCAAACTTTCGGGTAAGTTCCTCGGGGCATAAGCACCCGCGCCAAAGATGCAGCCTCGCCATGGTTCAAGTCAAGGATTTCTTGGGTTGAGAGGGTTGCTTTTCCCAGCGCGATTACTTCGCCTTTGAGGGTAAAGATTGCGACCATGGAGGTTTTTTCTATGCCGCTATCGACCGATAGAATGCCTGGGATGGTGAGGTTGGCGCCGTGGCAGAGGGCGTCAACAGCAGAGTCGCGGACAACGATTTTGGGGAGTTGCGCCAACGCGTTTTCCATGGGTTCAATAAATTTATGCAGATAAGCAGGGTCCTTGGTGGTTTGGTACTGGCTGAAGTAGTAGGCAACGTCGTGTAGGGTGACGCATTTTGGGCTGGATTCCATGAAGGGTCCTGCGCGGCTACGGCGGAGTTCTTGCATGTGTGCGCCAACGCCAAGGACTTCTCCGATGTCGAAGCATAATTTGCGGATGTAGGTTCCGCCTTCGCATGCGACTTTGAACAGCACGTTGCGACCATCACGTTCGAGGTAATCGATGTAGTAGATGCGGCGGGTGCGGATTTGTCGTTTGACCGCAGAACGGAGGGGTGGGCGTTGGTAGATTTCGTCTTCAAACTGGCTAAGAACATAGCGGATTTGGGATTCGTCCACGTCGCCGTGGAGTTTAAGCACGCAGACGTATTCTTTGCCGCTGTATAGGAGGGCTTGAACCATTTTTGTGGCGTCTTCAAGTGTGATGGGTAAGACGCCTGTGACTTTGGGGTCGAGGGTTCCGCCGTGTCCGATGGTTGGGATTTGGAGGATTCTTTTGGTCCATGCAGCGACCTCGTGGCTTGTTGGGCCAGCGGGTTTGTCGAGGTTAATGGTGCCAAATTGGATGATTTGATTGGGTGAGCGCTCCGCTGGTTTGCAGCCGTAACGCGGGTCAGTTGAGTCTTCGGCTTTTATGCGGGTTTCACGTTTGGTTTCCCAAGGCGGAAGGGTTCGAGGCACAGGATAGCTTCTCCTACCAGACAAAAAGAAAGTGAAGTAATTAAAGGTTAAAACACGAAGGGGTTTACTCGTCTTCGGTCATGGCTTCAGTTAAGCCTTGAGCCTGCAGAGCAGAGGCAACATCATCGTCAGAGGCGCCACGTTTAATGTCGAGCTTCTCTGGCAGCGGCATAACATGGCCAATGTTGACGCGGCGGCGTTTAATGCCAGTAACCTTTTTGGGTCCGGTAACTAATACGAAGCTTTTATCCATGACGTCAATGATGACACATTTACTGCCGGCTTCACGACCAGCCACTTTAATGCAAATTCTACCGACTTCAATAGCGGGCATGTTTAGAGTTCTCCTAAAAAGCAATACTACCATCGGGAAATATAAAGCCTAACACTACGCTAACCAGAAAAACGGCGAAACCCACAGCTCAATAGGCAACATAAGGCTATCGGGATAGGACAGTTGGAGGTACCTACCGCTCACTTATTTTTGGCGAGGATTTCTACTGGTTTTCAACATGCTAATGAGCTGTTTCTGCGTCAATAGTGACCTACCCCCCTTAGGTTTCTGCATAGAACCACTAATAGGCTCCAAATATGCCCGCTTAGCCCCTCCCCTCTATCGTTTCTGCATAGATTGGATATTAGCATCCAAATAAACCCCAAATCGGTTAGTTGACAGCAAAGCAAACAGCAGAAAAAGATGTCTACAGAGGGTTTTGTTGAATTTGTGTGCTGGGTGCTCTGATGTAGGGAACCAAGGGGAAAACCTTTGAGGAGATACCCTACCTCTGGAGGCAATGTGTTTCGAGAGCTTCTTCAGAGCACCTTTCAGCCGATTGTTTGGTCAAAATCTTTTGCCTCATGTATAACGATAGGCGCTGTTTTGCCTACATATCAAATTGGATGCGGTTTTCCGCAGACAAAAAACTCTATTGATAAAAAAATCCTAAACTTTTTTTAAAAAATAAAGCATCATATCAGCTTGTTCGTGCCCAAGTGGTGTCGAAGTAGATTTGGCAAAGGGCAACCAGAGCAGGGTTAGTGGTCCACAAGTCAGGTCCTTTTGTTAAGTGTATGTTGGGGTCTAACGCAATCGAGGCGGAGACTCCATCGAAAATGATTATGGCAGCAACGGACGAGTTGGGCGTTGTTTTTAGTTCAAAATTTGGGTATTTTTGTAGAGTACTGTTGACCCATTTGGGGTTTGAACAGTTAGGCGGTTTATCCGTCAGTATTCGCACTACCACGCCTCGTTTAAGGGCCTCTTTTAAAAGAACCTCGAAAAGAAAACACGCTTTTTTAAAACGCCCCCAGCTAGTAACCATTTCAAACCTTTGCTCAGTCTCAGATAGGGCGTTTTGATATTTTTTGGATAGGTTGCCTTCGCAGATTTCACCAAAAGAGGGCCTAACAATAACAGAGGGTAACTGCTCGGTTTGGTTGAACTTTTTGGATAGGTTTTTTACTTTTTGGGTTAGGTGTGTCAGGTCAATTGTTTTCTGGTTTAGCAGTATCGCTAAGCCTTCTGAGACGGGTACAGCGGTATAAGTTGTGGGTAACGTAACGTTTTGCCTAACTAAGCCCAACAGTCGCAGATCATCAAGTAAAGGATAAACCTCTTGGCGATTAATTACGGCTAATTTCGCAATCGTACGCGCCCTAGCCTCGCCACACCTCAGAAGGGCCAAATAGACATGCGCCTGCCTACTAGAAAGACCTAAACCAATTAATGTATCCACATCTTCGATGCTAATTCGCGGTTTATCGGTATAAATGGGGATGATTTGGGCAGATTGTAAGTCGACGCTTAAAGATTGAAAATCGCAGTCTGTTTCTTCGGGTTCTTTGGCATTATGAATAGCAAAATCGGTCAACCGACTTTTTTTCCGAGTACGCATTTAGCTATTATTTCGGAATTTTACCTTTTAAATCGCTGTGATGGATAAACTATACATACGATAGTATAGTAAACAAATGCAAATACATTAAGCGGTTTAGACTATTTTAGTAAAATAATTAAAGGTTAATACGTACTATGAAAAAAACTAAGACGGTCACCAATAATGCCTGAAAATGAAAACTCATTATCAATCCGGAAAGTAGTTCCGTCTTCAGACCAAGAAGAAATAGACATCCTTGTAAATTTAGGCTGTTCGTTCTCTCAATCCCGCGTCTATTTGGCTTTAATCCAGAATGGCAGTTCCACTATAGGGTCAATCGCAAAGGTTACGGGAATACACCGAGAAAACCTATACAAAATCATCCACAGCCTCATACAGAAGGGACTTGTCGAACAAGAAGTAGATTCCCCCAGCAAGTACTACGCTTTGCCACCCGACGAAGTATTGACCATGCTGATTAATCGTAGGCAAACGCAGATTTCCCAACTTAAAATACAATCAGAAGCAGTTGTAGAAAAGCTAAGGAAAAAAAGGTTACAAAATGCTGTAGGCGAAAACGAAAATGCACACTTTATAGTAGTTTCAGGAAAGGATATTGTAATTGAGCGGCTTAAAAAAGTGCTTGATAAAACTCAAATCAGCGTCGATACAGTGACTACCCAATTACGTTTTTCTCAAGCGATAATAGAATTCGCCGAAGGTTATCGGCAAGCCTTAAAGCGAGGCGTAAAAATTCGATTAGCAACAGAAAAATATGTTCCTGAAAAGGAAGCACTTGAAATTCTAAAAGAACTAACAAAGAATCCCGATTTTCAAGTCAAATGTTTTCCCAATCCTTTACAGGCTATTGCGGCAATATTCGATAAAAAAGAAGCCCACGTTTCAATATCCGTGACCGCTAACCTTTCAGGCGCGGCGGGTTTATGGTCGAATAATAGCTGCTTTACAGCGATAGCACAGGCTTATTTTGAAGAAAAATGGAGAAATTCAACCAATTTACTCTAACAGTGAAACAACATAAAAAAAATTAGATAGCCGAGGCAGAGTTCTGTGTTCTATAGATTATGGTTCTGTTTTTGTTCGTTTTTTCAAGAATACGAAAACGAAGGGCAAAATTATGAGGACAAAAGTAACGAGAAGAAGATATGTTGCGTTTGGCGTTGAGGGCGCATCGTTGTCTGATGGGCTGCTGGAAGCTGGTGTTTGGGATGCTGACGGCGTCCCAAAATTTGAACCACCGTAGCCTAATGCTTCACAACTAATGACGTCTCCTGAATCTGCCCAGAGCATCACTTCAATGTAGGA
The DNA window shown above is from Candidatus Bathyarchaeota archaeon and carries:
- a CDS encoding methyltransferase, which translates into the protein MTKPPKPTEHYFTSAPKCNDQFGIIKANLLGKNFQFLTSSSVFSKRKIDNGTQILIEAMVLPKTGNVLDIGCGYGAVGIVAAATNPQLHVVLTDVNIRAVRLAKQNLSANRISNAEVKYGYLYEPVEGTLFNCVLSNPPVSAGMDTVKAIISQAPKVLATNGTFQMVIRSKIGAKALPALFEKTFGNCTILSRESGYRVIMGTFR
- a CDS encoding RNA-guided pseudouridylation complex pseudouridine synthase subunit Cbf5 produces the protein MPRTLPPWETKRETRIKAEDSTDPRYGCKPAERSPNQIIQFGTINLDKPAGPTSHEVAAWTKRILQIPTIGHGGTLDPKVTGVLPITLEDATKMVQALLYSGKEYVCVLKLHGDVDESQIRYVLSQFEDEIYQRPPLRSAVKRQIRTRRIYYIDYLERDGRNVLFKVACEGGTYIRKLCFDIGEVLGVGAHMQELRRSRAGPFMESSPKCVTLHDVAYYFSQYQTTKDPAYLHKFIEPMENALAQLPKIVVRDSAVDALCHGANLTIPGILSVDSGIEKTSMVAIFTLKGEVIALGKATLSTQEILDLNHGEAASLARVLMPRGTYPKVWKTGSEKPHDQTPKTH
- a CDS encoding fibronectin type III domain-containing protein, giving the protein MKNFKNIKTKRTLYTAIIIILIASLITAISPNVTTAQMADNSLGVPHYYGPYPNYATSQLPTVTTDPNTGSITSVSGGIRKFIDSLPLVGESGANNLGQYIPEAVADTTTYPGCDYYEIALVEFTQQMHTDLTPTTLRGYVQLETPANYDISKHYPLKYPDGSDILKVDGSQAIAIDRPRYLGPLITAQKDVPTRVTFTNFLPTGMDGDLFLPVDTTVMGAGMGPIPMLNPDGSIMYNPDGTIMYESYTQNRATVHLHGGNTPWISDGTVHQWITPAGEDTVYPKGVSVQYVPDMWFVNGNVIPDTIGQTTPPVPEASNNPGAGALTFYYTNQQSARLLFYHDHSYGITRLNVYAGETAGYIIRDSTEQSLINQGIIPQNEIPLIIQDKTFVPDTTTPITNMYGTFASQLAFQDPTWDTARYGGTGNLWYPHVYMPMQNPGDPSGQNQFGRWQYSPWFWPPYTPTHGPVANPYYNPLDPNNPMEPKLIPGTPNPSMPGEAFMDTPVINGIAYPYLEVQPQTYRFRILNAADDRAWNLQFYVADNTTVTFDGRVNTEVKMVQASYNSTYPAGWPTDGRDGGVPDPANIGPSFIQIGNEAGFLPRPTVLPTQPVDWNWNQGNFDFGVLLKYTLLLGAAERADVLVDFSQFAGKTLILYNDCPAPVPANDPRQDYYTDNPDQTDSGGAPSTIAGYGSNTRTIMQIRVANTTPAAPYDLDALNKAFASTATTQGVFAASQKPIIVPETTYNSAYNQTFTNTYGTIYDNSLTFTPINSATSVTIPLQNKAIHDEMGGAFEVEYGRMSVMMGVEQPKSTPYTQTTILYNYMDSPTELIKPSIVGTQIGTLDDGTQIWRITQNGVDTHPMHWHMFDVQLINRVGWDNLIRPPDANELGWKETIRVNPLQDIYIALRPIVPDLPFDLPNSIRPMDPTLPLGATIKTSTFIMDPTGQPITEINNEINFGWEYMWHCHMLAHEEMDAMRPIALAVPPKAPSDLSVIGFGNRATLTWKDNALSETGFTIQRANDANFVTAITLATVGAGTTTYIDTTISPRTAYYYRVQANNLVGDTTVYTGANGFPTLQANSGWSNTAVLNGPTPPNAPSDLRVTNVAANRISLAWTDNSFNELGFIIQVATDSAFTQNVRTFSVRAGVTTFTDTGVTVNRQYYYRVLAYNAAGNSAWSNVVNPSTNPPTAPSNLAASNIARRSVTLSWTVNSNNQNGFTIQRATNAAFTANVRTFSVAADTNVYLNNALTPNTLYYYRVQAYNGIGSSSWSNVISVRTIP
- a CDS encoding ribbon-helix-helix domain-containing protein, which gives rise to MSDGNKRERITIRLTKRYLDLLNTLIEKGVYNSRNEAIRDALRIMYEYHGLKVAPEKKAALKTDEAQKTD
- a CDS encoding 50S ribosomal protein L14e translates to MPAIEVGRICIKVAGREAGSKCVIIDVMDKSFVLVTGPKKVTGIKRRRVNIGHVMPLPEKLDIKRGASDDDVASALQAQGLTEAMTEDE